The nucleotide sequence ATGGGCCTGACCATGTTCGGCCAGATGACGGCGGGAAGCTGGATCTACATTGGCACCCAGGGCATCCTGCAGGGCACGTACGAGACGTTCGCCCAGTGCGCCTCGCAGCACTTCGGAGGAACTTTGCGCGGCCGCTGGGTGCTCACGGGCGGGTGCGGCGGCATGGGCGGAGCGCAGCCCCTCGCCATCACCATGAACGAAGGGGTCGCCCTGGTGGTCGAGGTCGACCCGGGCCGCATCCGGCGCCGCCTCGAAACCGCCTACTGCGACCGCATGACGCACGACCTCGATGAGGCGCTCGCATGGGTGGAGGAGGCCGTCTCCCGGCGGGAGCCCCTTTCCGTCGGCCTGGTCGGAAACGCCGCAGAGGTCTTCCCGGAACTGGTGCGCCGGGGCCGCATCCCCGACGTGGTCACCGACCAGACCTCGGCCCACGACCCGCTGAACGGCTACATCCCCGCCGGCCTCACCCTCGAGGAGGCCGCGGACCTGCGCAAGCGCGACGCGGCGGAGTACGTGCGGCGCGCCCGGCAGTCCATCAAAGTGCACGTGCAGGCCATCCTGGACATGCAGGCCCGGGGCTCGGTGGCGTTCGACTACGGCAACAACATCCGCCAGCAGGCCAAAGAGGCAGGGCTCGAGCGGGCGTTCGAGTACCCGGGCTTCGTGCCGGCGTTCATCCGGCCGTTGTTCTGCGAGGGCAAGGGGCCGTTCCGGTGGGCGGCGCTTTCGGGCGACCCCGAGGACATCCACCGGATCGACCAGGCGGTCATCGAGGCGTTTCCCGAAAACCAGCGGCTCGTGCGCTGGATCCGGATGGCGCAGCAGAAGGTGAAGTTCCAGGGGCTGCCGGCCCGCATCTGCTGGCTCGGCTACGGCGAGCGGGCGAAGATGGGGCTCATCATCAACGACCTGGTCCGGCGGGGCGAGGTCAAGGCCCCCATCGTCATTGGGCGGGATCACCTGGACGCCGGGTCGGTGGCGTCCCCGAACCGGGAGACCGAAGGCATGAAGGACGGCAGCGACGCCATCGCCGACTGGCCCATCCTCAACGCGCTCCTCAACACCGCGGCCGGGGCCACCTGGGTCTCGGTGCACCACGGCGGCGGGGTCGGCATCGGGTACTCGCTCCACGCCGGGATGGTGGTCGTGGCCGACGGCACCGACGACGCCGCCCGGCGGCTTTCGCGGGTGCTGACGACCGATCCGGGGCTGGGCGTGGTGCGCCACGCCGACGCCGGTTACGAGAAGGCCATCGAGACCGCCCGCCGCACGGGCATCAAGATCCCGATCCTTAGCTGAGGTAGTCGGCGCTTTCCGATCGGGCTGGAGTTTGACACCTGACTTTGTGATCTTCCCTTAACGACAGGGCTTTGCGGGGGCGCGCGAGGGGCGTGCCACTACGCGGTCTGAGTAAGCGGCAGGTCTTCGACGCGGTTGGGCGGCTGGATGCCCAGCGCGCGGAAGACGGCGGAAGCCTTGCACTTCAGCTCCGTGCGCAGCACGTAGCGCTTCGCCTTGATCTGGAGGGGAACCGCCTTTAGCTTCTCCAGGTCTGCCAGCGCTTGGCGGTAGGAGATCGTATCCCCGAGTTTGTGGCGCAGGTACGACTCGAGGACGAAGGCCAGGAAGCAAACCGCCACATGCCGCCGCACATGCTTGTCGGTCAACACGTAGACCGGGCGGATCTCCAAGGAGCTTTTGAGGTCCCGAAAGGCCCGCTCCACCCACCACAGCGTCTTGTAGCTTTGCGCCACCTCGGCCGCATCCCGATTCGTGTTGGCCATCCCGTCGTAGCGGCCATCCGCTTCGATGGCCGCCTCGTTGAGTTCCCAGGCTTGCCGGTGGACTTTCGGGTAGCGCCGGTAACGGCTGTGGCGGATGAGATGGCTGGGGCTGCCCGGTTTCAGGGCCTCCCGAAGGCGGGCGACCACTTCTTCGCGGGCTTTCCGGTCGTGTTCGGCCGCCTTGGGGTTGTACGCCAGGATGTAGTAGCGGCCCTGGCGGACCACCTCTTTCACCTTCA is from Bacillota bacterium and encodes:
- the hutU gene encoding urocanate hydratase, producing MAAPQTARVVRAPRGTQLSCKGWPQEAALRMLMNNLDPEVAEKPEELIVYGGSGKAARNWEAFDAIVAALKELEGDETLLIQSGKPVGVFRTHPDAPRVLIANSLLVPAWATWEKFWELEAMGLTMFGQMTAGSWIYIGTQGILQGTYETFAQCASQHFGGTLRGRWVLTGGCGGMGGAQPLAITMNEGVALVVEVDPGRIRRRLETAYCDRMTHDLDEALAWVEEAVSRREPLSVGLVGNAAEVFPELVRRGRIPDVVTDQTSAHDPLNGYIPAGLTLEEAADLRKRDAAEYVRRARQSIKVHVQAILDMQARGSVAFDYGNNIRQQAKEAGLERAFEYPGFVPAFIRPLFCEGKGPFRWAALSGDPEDIHRIDQAVIEAFPENQRLVRWIRMAQQKVKFQGLPARICWLGYGERAKMGLIINDLVRRGEVKAPIVIGRDHLDAGSVASPNRETEGMKDGSDAIADWPILNALLNTAAGATWVSVHHGGGVGIGYSLHAGMVVVADGTDDAARRLSRVLTTDPGLGVVRHADAGYEKAIETARRTGIKIPILS